The DNA window CTGCGGACCAGACCATCCTTTGGGCAGGTTCAAAGGGAAAAAATTTCGTGGTCAGAAGTCCTAACCCCGTTCCCAGAGCCAGCGTTGCCAGTCCTCCGGCCAGGGCCGAAAGGGCCTTCCCCAGTGCCTTAAGGTTGGAGGGAGAAAAAGGCTTATGGGGTACATAGTAAAGGGCTACAACCAGGAAAAGCCATACCAGAGCCATAAACAAAGCAAAGTAGAGCCTGCGGGAAGCCATCCGTTTTATCCCCTTCAGGCAAACTTATGGCACGATTCTAACCCTCTTGAAAGGTCCTGTCAAGCCGATGAGCCCATAGTCTGGCGAGAAAAACCCTCAGAGGGTGCGTGTCCAAACCGGGGTTATCCCTGCTTCTGCATTAAACCGTTGAAAAGCTCGCCCACAGGCCCTCAACCAAATTGACAATCTCCCGGGGAACAATTAAAATGTTGGTGATTTCACAAAAAGGAGGTGTCCCATGGCTTACAAGTTTCCCTCTGATGAATGGGTAAAAGCCCTCTGCAAAACCCTTAACGAAAGCGAAACCTATGCCGAAGCCGCCAAAAACTGGGAAGGCGATTTTTACTTCGTCATTGAACCCGAGGGCGATTTCAAAGAAACCGTTTACTTCTATATGGACCTCTGGCATGGAAAATGCCGTGAAGCTTTTATGACCCACGACCCCTCCGTTAAAGACCCTGAGTTCAAAATTTGGGCCCCCTTCGGCACCTGGAAGAAAGTTATTCTGGGTCAGCTGGACCCCATCCAGGGCCTTGTTACCCGGCAGCTCAGACTCAAAGGAGACATGATAAAAATAATGCGCAACGTTAAAGCCGCAAACGAACTGGTAAAGTGTTGTTCCAGGATTGAAACGGAGTTCGTGGCTTAACCTCTGGAGGCAAACATGTGGTTTTTCCAATCCCCTTACATCGTTTATGGGGATGATGCCCTCTTCCACCTTTCCCAACTCCGGGGCCGAAGAGCCCTTATAATTACCGACGAAAACATTTTGCGCCTGGGATTTGTCCAGAAAGTTGAAAAATACCTGAGGGATGCAGGCATTGAAACCAGCATATTCTCCGAAGTAGAACCGGAGCCCTCTCTGGAAACAGTTCTGAAAGGAAAAGATCTTGCCGAAACCCTTAACCCTGATTGGATAGTAGGAATAGGTGGAGGGTCGTGCCTGGATGCGGCCAAGGCTATCTGGCTCCTTTACGAAAACCCTCACCTTGATCCGAGAGCTATAAACCCCTTCGAAGAATTAAAACTTCGCCAGAAAGCCCGGATGGTAGCCATCCCTACCACAAGCGGAACAGGAGCCGAGGTTACCTGGGCAGTGGTTCTTACAGACAAAGCTGAACAACGCAAGCTTTCCCTCGGTGCCCCCATCAGCACTCCGGATATCGCCATCATAGACCCAGACCTTGTAATGGAATTGCCCCCAGGTTTAACAGCCTCCACGGGTATGGATGCCCTCTGCCACGCTGTAGAAGGCTTTACCAACATATGGCATAACGACTTTGCCGATGGCCTATGCCTCCAGGCCATTAAACTTATCTTTGAATTCCTCCCTCGGGCCTACGAAAAGGGCAAAGAAGATCGAGAAGCTCGCACTAAAATGCACTATGCGGCCACTCTGGCTGGTCTTGGTTTCATTAACTCTATGGCTGCCCTGGCGCATGCTCTGGGCCACTCTTTAGGAGCCCTTTTCAAGATCCATCACGGCCGAGCAGTGGGGCTTTTCCTCCCTTACACCATTGAATATTGCGCTAACGCTGGCGGAACCCGTTACGGTGAAATCCTCCACTTTCTGAGAATCCCTTTCCAAGATGAAAAAGAGGCCGCTTTCCTTCTTGCCAGAAAAATCCGGGAACTGGCGCATACGATCCATGAACCCTTAACCTTAGCTGAAGCAGGGATAGAAAAGGAAGAATTTGAAAAAGCCCTGCGCAGGCTCGTAGAAAACGCCAACATGGATGCATGCATTAATGCCGGAACCCGCATTCCTTCAGAAAAAGAGACCGAAATGCTTTTCCTCTATGCTTATGAAGGGAAAAGCGTAGACTTCTAAAGCCGGGGGGCACATGGGCGAACTTGGTCAGAGGCTAAGAGAAAGAAGAGAGGCTCTTGGCCTTACCATTGAGGAGGTAGCTAAAGAAACGCGCATAAAACCCAAATTTATAGAGGCCCTGGAAGAAGGTGATTACAACTCGCTTCCCGGCGAAATCTTCGCCAGAGGGTTCATCCGTAACTATGCTCTATTCCTCGGCCTTAACCCCGAGGAAATGCTTAAAATCTACCAGGCAGAAAGAGGCGGCATCCCCCCTCAAGAAACAGCTCTCCCTAAAACTGAATTTCCTCTGGAAAGGCCTTCCCCGTGGCCTTTCAAAAACCTGGGAGGATTTTTACTCCCCCTCCTGATAATTGCGGTGATTGTAGCCCTGGGCTGGTTTGCCTACATCAACTATCACCCCACTCTTTCGCTCCCTATGAAGCCTACTCCTTCCCCAACTCCCACCACAGCTCCAACTGCAACTCCTTCACCTACCCCTACGTGGACTCCGTCCCCTTCTCCCACTCCTACTCCCCATCTGCTTAATTTGACCCTCGCAGGAGTTGGGAGAAGCTGGCTTGAAGTTAGAGTGGACCAGGTTCTGGTGTTCGCCGGTTTCCTGAACCCCGGAGAAACCCTGTCCTGGAATGGAGAGACCATCTATGTAAAATGTGGGAACGCCGGAGGGGTGAAAGCAATAGTCAACGGTGAAGACATAGGAGTGTTGGGAGGGGAAGGGGAAGTCCTGAACCTGGAATGGAAGGCCGGACACACAAGGCCCTTCCTCCTTACCCCGGTGCCCTCCCCAACCCCTACTGCAACCCCCGGAGCCTGAGAGGATGCGCCAAAGAGAACAACTTGAAGAGATTGAGCTCCTGACCTTAGCCCCCTATGCAGTGAAAAGCCGGGAAAGCCGGGGAAGAGAATATCCAGAGAAAGAGCACCCGTATCGCACCGCCTTCCAGAGAGACAGGGACCGTATAATCCATACCACCGCTTTTCGGCGTCTGGAATACAAAACCCAGGTCTTCGTTTACTATGAAGGAGATTACTACCGTACCCGGCTCACCCACACCTTAGAAGTAGCTCAGCTTGGGCGGACTATAGCCAGAGCCTTGGGAGCGAATGAAGACCTGGTGGAAGCCATAGCCCTGGCTCACGACCTGGGTCACACCCCCTTTGGCCACTCAGGAGAAGAAGCTCTCCACGAGCTCATGGCCAATTACGGAGGATTTGACCACAACCGCCAGAGCCTTAGGATCGTTACCCTGCTGGAAAGGCGCTACCCTGACTTCCCTGGCCTGAACCTAACCTGGGAAGTAAGGGAAGGGCTCGCCAAACACACCACCGAATACGACAGAGGAACTGGCGAAGGCTACGAGCCTCACAAACTCCCGTCCCTTGAAGCTCAAATTGTAAACATTGCAGATGAAATCGCCTACTCTTCCCACGACCTGGACGATGGTCTAAGGGCCGGTATCCTCAACCCCTCTTCCCTCCTGGACATCTCTATCGGCCGGGAGCTCGTTAAAGAGCTCAGAATAAACGTAAACGCTTTTGATGACCTGGCCCGGCATCGTCTCATTCGGAAGCTGATTGACTGGAGCGTTTCCGACACTCTGGAAGAAACCACGAGACGTCTGGAGAGGGCATCGCCCAGATCTGCAGAGGAAGTGAGAAAATGCGGACAATCCCTGGTGAGCTTCTCTGAGGAAATGACCAGCCTCTATCGGGAGCTAAAGACTTACCTCATGGAAAACTTTTACCGCCACTACCGCGTAGTGAGAATGATGACCAAAGCCAAGCGCTTGATTGCGGATCTATTCCACGCTTATATGTCAGAACCTCGCCAGCTCCCCGAAGGCGTGAGAGCTCGCCTGGCGGAGGAAGAACTCCCACGAATAATTTGCGATTACATCGCTGGTATGACCGACCGCTTCGCCCTCCAGGAGCACAGAAAGCTCTTTGATCCCTTTGAAAGGGCCTAAAGCCTGTAAACCTCCATAATTCTCCTCTCGGCAACTCCCTCTATCTTCGCCACTACTTCCACATAGGGATAAATGGAAGAGTTCTGCAATTTGCGCTTAAGGAGCTCGTCCACCTGGAAGATGCCTGCCGAATTATTCATAATGATTTCTATCCTTACAGGCCTTTCGTCCCCTCTCTCAATTTTCACCGCATCAACCGCCAGGGCCGAGACCGAATAGATATTCACTTTGCCCGCCTCAAAGGGTATTCTGGAGCGGCCACCTGTCATATCCAGGGCATCGGCCACTTTAACGACCCCAGCCTCAATGGTCAGACAGGGCATATCCCAGCGGTGGGCAATAACGGCGTGGAGAATTTCGCAGGCCATTATGGTGATGGTTGGTTCAGTGTATATGCCTTCCAGGAGCTGGCGAGCTTTGGGATAACCTAAAGCCACACTGAAAAGCTCATGCTCCCTCCGGTGAATAGCCATCCCCACATCGTGGAGACAGGCTCCGAGGAGAGTGATAACCTCTGCGTCCTCTCCTGTAAGGCCATGATTGAGCTCTGCACTCGGCTTTATTCCTGCCTCCATAAGAAGCCTCAGGATCTTGAGAGCAGCATTGGCCACTATCCTTATGTGGACTTCCCCGTGATCGCTCATCCCCTGGCGGTCAATAGCATTTATGTTGGCGCTTTTCCACCACTGTCTGAGCTCCTGGTCCTGATTAACCCTTTCCAGTACTTTTCTCAGCTTCTCATTTTGCTTTACAGGCACATCAAAGGCCATCTCATTACGCCCTTTCTTCTACCACCCAAGTAGCCGATTCTACAGCTCTGTTGGGGATCACATACAGCTTGCCGTCCTCGCCCTCTATTCGGGTTTTGCGCAAGTCAAGAGACTTTATCACCCCCGTTATCCCCGCTGCCGTCACTTTGTAACCGACCTTAAAATCGGGGTCAGTGGCCAAGAAAATACCAGCCAGGATGTCAGAAGTAGTGCCGGATATACCCGTTGCGAGGCCTAAAGCGACGGCTGCTATGGAGCCTGATATTGCTAAAGCCAGTTCATTTAGACCCAGCGCTCTCAAAGTCCCGGCCAGGATTAAGATCCAGCCGGCTACACTGAGCAAAGCTCTGAACAGGGAAGCAATGGTAGGTTCAGTCTTAGCGGCCTGCATTGCTTTGTTAACAATGAAAAGAACCACCTTTAGAGCTATCCAGCCGCCAATGAAGAAAGCTATGGCACCCGGAAGCCTGGTCATAATGAACCTAACCCAGTTTTCCAGGACGGACAACAAAATGGGCTGCATAGACTATCCTCCTCGCAAAATTTTAATTATGATATCACGATTTCAGCATAAACCAAAATCCGACGTTGGAGGGGACCACTTCCGAAGCGGTGTGTTGAAGCCCCCCCAAATTGTCCGGAGCCAAGCGGCAACTTATTTCGCCCCCAAACTCCAATTTGCGCTTGGGGAAGAAGGATGGTATAATTTATCTGGAAATTGAAAACGGGGGCCCTGAAGCTCCCAGGCCAGCTTAAGAGGCTTGGGAGCTTTCTATTTTTAAAAAGGAGGTAATGCCATGACCAGAAACATGACGCCTGAAGAAGTCCTGCGCCAGGTAAAAGAGGAAGACATAAAATTCATCGTCCTGCAATTCACCGATATAATGGGTTCGGTAAAAAGCGCTACAATCCCAGCAAAACGCCTTGAAGAAGTTCTTGAACGAGGAATATGGTTTGACGGCTCCTCAGTGGAAGGGTTCGCCCGCATATACGAAAGCGACATGCTACTTGTGCCCGACCCCTCAACCTTCTGCATTCTACCCTGGGAGCCCGAAAATATGCGCAAAGCACGCCTCCTCTGCGATGTCTACACCCCTGATTACAAACCTTTTGAAGGAGACCCGCGCTATATCCTCAAAAGGGCGCTCCAGAAGGCAAAAGATATGGGCTACACCTACAACGTAGGAGCCGAAATTGAATTTTTCCTCTTCAAAATGAACGATTTCCCCAAACCTCAACCCGTCCCCCACGACGTCGGAGGCTATTTTGACTTCTCCCCAAGGGACCAGGCCGCAGTAGTTCGGTCTGAAATAATCTCTATGCTCCACATTATGGGAATTGACATGGAAATGGATCACCACGAAGTATCCCCCGGCCAGCACGAAGTGGACATCCGCTACTCCGATGCCCTCACGGCCGCTGATAACGTAATAACCACCAAATACGTGATAAGGGCCGTAGCCCAGGCCCACAACCTCCACGCTTCCTTCATGCCTAAACCTATCTTTGGGATAAATGGCTCCGGAATGCACACACACCAGAGCCTCTTCACCCTGGATGGACGCAATGCCTTCCACGACTCAGACGATAAATATAAGCTTTCAAAGCTGGCTTACCACTTCATAGCAGGGCAGCTGGAGAACGCCAGAGCTCTATCTGCAGTTGTGGCCCCCACCGTTAACTCATATAAGCGCCTCGTCCCCGGATATGAAGCCCCTGTTTACATATGCTGGGGCAGGATAAACCGCTCGGCTCTCATCAGGGTCCCCGCCTTTCCTCAGGGCAAAGAAAACTCCACACGGATAGAACTGCGGTGCCCAGACCCCAGCTGCAACCCTTACTTAGCTTTCGCAGTAATGCTTCACGCCGGTCTTGAAGGCATTGAGAAAGGATTATGGCCACCAGATCCTGTGGAGGAAGATGTTTACCACTTTGACGACTCCCGTCTTAAAGAGCGATACATCCGAACCCTTCCCGGCTCCCTCGCCGAAGCCCTGGATGAAATGGAGAAAAGCGAGCTTGTGAAAAAGGCCCTCGGAGAACACACCTTCAAGCGCTTCCTGGAAGCCAAGCGGAAAGAATGGGATGACTACCGGATAAGAGTGACTGATTGGGAGCTGCACAGATATTTCTTTATCCTCTAAACCGCAAACCCCCGGAGGGGAAAAATGAAAGCTTACACCAAGTACTTAACCTTTAACACTACCCACAGGACGCAGCTGGTTCACATAACTCCTCAGGTTGAGGAAGCAGTCAGAGAAAGCGGAATAAAGGAGGGTTTTGTACTGGTCTCCGCCATGCATATCACCGCCGGCGTTATAGTTAACGATGATGAGGAAGGATTCTTCAGAGATTTCTGGGAGCTAATGGATAAGCTTGCCCCTTACCGTTCCGATTACCATCACAATGCCACCGGGGAGGACAATGGCGACGCCCACCTCCGCTCTGTTCTGGTGCATCACCAAGTCATAGTGCCCGTCACTAACGGCAGGCTGGATTTGGGGCCATGGCAGCGCATCTTCTACGCCGAGTTTGACGGCAGACGTCCCAAAAGGCTTATCATCAAAGTCCTGGGAGAATAGGGAGAACCTTTAACGCCTCAACCTCAGGATGAGGTTCAGTATTATAGTCAGTAAAAGGCTGAGAAGGATAGAAGTGGCCAGCGGGATGTAACAGCCGAAATTTTCTCGTCTGATAATTATATCGCCTGGCAGATGGCCAAAGTGAGGCAAACGCCCTGCTAGAATGAGGAATAACCCCATGAGAATTACCAGAAAACCCATGAGCAGGAGAAGCTTGCCCATCTCCTCAAAACCCTGCATACCCCCTCCCGCTACTACTGCAGTTATGCTTCTTTAAAAATACCACAAGCCCACTCCTGAGGCAAAACCCTCAGGTTTCAAGAGAGAAATTCCTAAGGAATTCTTCCCCTTCACGGCTAACGGCGGTCTGCTCTGGCTTTACACCCTTATCCGCCATCAGCCAGGCTTCGTAATCGGAACAGGCTCCTTCAGCAAAAGTGAGAATAAATCCCCTAAGGCCACAAATCAAGCAGGCCAAAGCGAAGGGGTGGAGGGAATAGGGGCAAACGAAGGCCAGAATTCGAGAGGGGCCTTTTCCCTCCAGAGCGGGGAGCAGAAGGTCCTGCCCTATCCTCAGGGCGCTCGTCATCACGTATACTTTGGCTCCAAGCTTGAGGCCGGCTGAGATGAGATTTTTGATGGAGCAAAACTCAAAGCAGGACTGGGGAAGGAGGCAAGAAGGGCTGAAACGTCCCGCCGGGCAGTTAAAAGGCTTCTGACAGTACCCCGGAGCTATTATCAGGTTCTTCTGATCCCTGAAAAAATCTTCCGGACTATCGGACCCGAGGAAATTGACGGCCCTGTCCAGCAAGTTTCTCTTCACAAGTTTTCGGTACTTAAGGAGGCCTCTCAAAGTGGCTAAAGGATGACGTAAGACCACATGCTTCAAAAACCAGAGGCCATAAGGGCGAGATAAGCTTCGGAAAGAAAATTCCCAAACCTTAAAGCCCAGGAAAGCACGCCTGTCAAGCTGGCGGAAGAAACTCAATGGAACCCCCATTTTACATCAGCGAGAAGGGCTTTCCTCAGTTTCAACGGCTAACTTGTAGACTTTAAGAGGAGTTTCAAAGCCCTTTATGATAAGGGGGGTTGGCATAGGCTGAAGGGGAAACTGCCCCTTGACACGCTGGGCAGTAGCTTCATCCATCAAGATTTCCCCCAAAGGCTTGCTTCGGGCCGAAAGGCGAGAAGCCAATATTACAGGAGTGCCAGCTATAATGCTTTCGGACCACACAGTATCAAACATTACAGGCCCCGTGCTTATCCCTATTCCAAGCCTGTGTTCGCGTAGCTCTGGGTATTTATCAAGCCAGCGTTCCACAAGGCGAGAGAAAGCTGCCTGCATTTTGGGGGCCACCCTCAGGGCTTCTTCTGGTTCCTTGAAGACCACCAAAATCTGATCTCCGGTATACTGCTTTATAACCCCCCTGGCTCCCACTGCCTCTGTCATTTCCAGGTAAAATTCCCTTATGAACCTCAGGGTAGCCTTGGGGCCCAGAAGCATGGCCAGCTGGGTGGAAGCCTGGACATCAGCTATGAGAATGGTTAAAATCTGCTCCAGCTCGGCTGAGGGTTTCCCTTCAGGTGAGGATACCATCCTGATAAGAGGAGAATGAGCTGCCTGCTCCTCCAGTATCCTGCTTATATCTCTCTGCAAGCGCTCGTTCCTGGTCTGAACCAATCTCTCCATTGCGGAAGGAAGCGAGGCCATGACTTCGTTAAAATCTTCCCTGTTCAAAACCCAGCCTTTCACAGGGGTAAGAGCCACCACTGAAGCCGTTCGGATAGGAGTTTCCTCTAAGAGGGCAATTTCCCCAAAATAACTCCCGGGGCCGAGGATGCCAAGGGTTACCTTTCGCCCCTCCAGGCCGTAGATGTAAACCTCAACCTTGCCTTCAGCAATAAAATAAAAAGTGGAACCCAGTTCCCCCTGCCTGATTATTACCTCACCGCTCTTGAAATTTACAGGTTTGAGGCGCTCGGCCAGGAGAAGCAATTTTTCCAGAGGGACATCCCGGAGGAAATAGACTTGCCTCAAGAAAGAGAGAACAGGGGTAGCAAGGGCTTTATCCATCATTTCCAGTTGGACTCTGGCTTCCTCGTAGTCAGGTTTGAGGGTGAAGGCCCGCCTGAAAGCCCCGAAGGCTCTTTCATATTCTCCCAGGGCTTTGTAGGCAAGACCCAGGTTGTAATGATGGTGGGGATTACCCGGTTCCAGGGAAGTGGTTTGGAGGAAGTTAGTGATGGCCTTGGTGTAATCCCCGTTTTCGTAGTAGATAATGCCCAGAAGGTTGTAAGCATCCACCAGACCGGGGTAAAGTTCTATGGCTTTTCTTAGAGCTTCTATGGCCAGATCTCTCTGCCCCAAAGCCCGGCGTATCCAGCCCACTTCGTAATAGGCATAGTAGAGGTCGGGATTCAGGCGCAGGGATTCCAGCAGATGTTCTATCGCTCCCATAAAATCGCCCGCAAGCTCGCAAGCCATCCCCCACACCAGGTGGAATAGAGCTTTATCCCCTTCCTGCCGGACAACTTCGCTTTCAAGCTTTTCTATATCCCCCTCCGAAAGGATACTGGAAAGACAAGAAGCTGCCAGCCAGAGACGATTGGGGTCAGAGCCATCCTGAATTATCTCCCTGTAGGTGGAAGCTCTGTAGGGGGTAAGGCCAAACAGGCAAATGGCCACTCCAGACCAGTACGCTATGTCTTCAGGGCTTGCAAGATACCAGGATATGGGTTCTCCCCGCTTGAGGAGGCCAAGGGCAGCAAAGTATTCCCGCACTGAGTGATGCATGAACTCCACCATGTCTCTGTCCCTGGAAAGGCGCAGGAGGCCGCTGTAAAGAAGCCCTTCCAGGATCTCCTGAGCTGAAGCTTTCACATTCATCCCGAAGGTGGTTTCCCTTATGAGCCAGTAAACCCTTTCCCGGTGAATGGACTCGGCTTTTTCCCTCTGCATTGTGAGGCCAAGGTAGGCGAGGACCTCCCAGCTCACCTCTACCGCTACTTTACCTCTTGTTCTGCCCAGTATAATCCACCACTCTGTTTCAGTCCGACGCAGGAGGTTTTCAGCGAATTTCTGAAACAGAAGCCCTCTGTTGCGGGGAAACATTTCGTCAGTGAAGGATATCCTGGTAAGCATGGAAAGGGCCAGCGGGTTGGAGGATAACTCCCTGAGAGCGGGATCAGTCTTTATGATTTGTGCGAGTTTTCGCCCCCTTTCCTCTCCCAGATATGTAGTAACGTAAAGGTCAATGTCTTCTTCTCTCAGGCCCTGGAGCAGGAAAGAGGGGAAGCGGCCTGCCAGGGCTTCGTCGTAGAACCGGCTTGTAAGGATAAAGCGGTGGTCCCGGTAGCGGTGAAGGAACTGGTCCAGAGCTGGCCTGGACTCCGGAGGCATCTCGTTTAATCCATCGAGGATGAAAAGAAAACGAGCCCTTTTCCGGTCCATTAACTCTAAGGCTTCGGGGCTCTGGCGGAGAAGTTCTTCCAGGTCTTTCAAATCCTTTATCTCTTTAAGGCCATAGGTTTGGAACTGGCTCAGGACGAGCTCTTCTAGCTGGTGGGTTCGGCGGAGCAGATGAAGGCGGATGAAGACCGGGATTAGCAATGGTCGGCGGGTTTCTTCATCGTGGCGTTCCCAGGCTTTACGGGCCAGAAGCCAAGT is part of the Anaerolineae bacterium genome and encodes:
- a CDS encoding SCP2 sterol-binding domain-containing protein encodes the protein MAYKFPSDEWVKALCKTLNESETYAEAAKNWEGDFYFVIEPEGDFKETVYFYMDLWHGKCREAFMTHDPSVKDPEFKIWAPFGTWKKVILGQLDPIQGLVTRQLRLKGDMIKIMRNVKAANELVKCCSRIETEFVA
- a CDS encoding iron-containing alcohol dehydrogenase; this encodes MWFFQSPYIVYGDDALFHLSQLRGRRALIITDENILRLGFVQKVEKYLRDAGIETSIFSEVEPEPSLETVLKGKDLAETLNPDWIVGIGGGSCLDAAKAIWLLYENPHLDPRAINPFEELKLRQKARMVAIPTTSGTGAEVTWAVVLTDKAEQRKLSLGAPISTPDIAIIDPDLVMELPPGLTASTGMDALCHAVEGFTNIWHNDFADGLCLQAIKLIFEFLPRAYEKGKEDREARTKMHYAATLAGLGFINSMAALAHALGHSLGALFKIHHGRAVGLFLPYTIEYCANAGGTRYGEILHFLRIPFQDEKEAAFLLARKIRELAHTIHEPLTLAEAGIEKEEFEKALRRLVENANMDACINAGTRIPSEKETEMLFLYAYEGKSVDF
- a CDS encoding DUF4115 domain-containing protein; translated protein: MGELGQRLRERREALGLTIEEVAKETRIKPKFIEALEEGDYNSLPGEIFARGFIRNYALFLGLNPEEMLKIYQAERGGIPPQETALPKTEFPLERPSPWPFKNLGGFLLPLLIIAVIVALGWFAYINYHPTLSLPMKPTPSPTPTTAPTATPSPTPTWTPSPSPTPTPHLLNLTLAGVGRSWLEVRVDQVLVFAGFLNPGETLSWNGETIYVKCGNAGGVKAIVNGEDIGVLGGEGEVLNLEWKAGHTRPFLLTPVPSPTPTATPGA
- a CDS encoding deoxyguanosinetriphosphate triphosphohydrolase, which translates into the protein MRQREQLEEIELLTLAPYAVKSRESRGREYPEKEHPYRTAFQRDRDRIIHTTAFRRLEYKTQVFVYYEGDYYRTRLTHTLEVAQLGRTIARALGANEDLVEAIALAHDLGHTPFGHSGEEALHELMANYGGFDHNRQSLRIVTLLERRYPDFPGLNLTWEVREGLAKHTTEYDRGTGEGYEPHKLPSLEAQIVNIADEIAYSSHDLDDGLRAGILNPSSLLDISIGRELVKELRINVNAFDDLARHRLIRKLIDWSVSDTLEETTRRLERASPRSAEEVRKCGQSLVSFSEEMTSLYRELKTYLMENFYRHYRVVRMMTKAKRLIADLFHAYMSEPRQLPEGVRARLAEEELPRIICDYIAGMTDRFALQEHRKLFDPFERA
- a CDS encoding HD domain-containing protein, with product MAFDVPVKQNEKLRKVLERVNQDQELRQWWKSANINAIDRQGMSDHGEVHIRIVANAALKILRLLMEAGIKPSAELNHGLTGEDAEVITLLGACLHDVGMAIHRREHELFSVALGYPKARQLLEGIYTEPTITIMACEILHAVIAHRWDMPCLTIEAGVVKVADALDMTGGRSRIPFEAGKVNIYSVSALAVDAVKIERGDERPVRIEIIMNNSAGIFQVDELLKRKLQNSSIYPYVEVVAKIEGVAERRIMEVYRL
- a CDS encoding mechanosensitive ion channel family protein, translated to MQPILLSVLENWVRFIMTRLPGAIAFFIGGWIALKVVLFIVNKAMQAAKTEPTIASLFRALLSVAGWILILAGTLRALGLNELALAISGSIAAVALGLATGISGTTSDILAGIFLATDPDFKVGYKVTAAGITGVIKSLDLRKTRIEGEDGKLYVIPNRAVESATWVVEERA
- the glnA gene encoding type I glutamate--ammonia ligase, translated to MTRNMTPEEVLRQVKEEDIKFIVLQFTDIMGSVKSATIPAKRLEEVLERGIWFDGSSVEGFARIYESDMLLVPDPSTFCILPWEPENMRKARLLCDVYTPDYKPFEGDPRYILKRALQKAKDMGYTYNVGAEIEFFLFKMNDFPKPQPVPHDVGGYFDFSPRDQAAVVRSEIISMLHIMGIDMEMDHHEVSPGQHEVDIRYSDALTAADNVITTKYVIRAVAQAHNLHASFMPKPIFGINGSGMHTHQSLFTLDGRNAFHDSDDKYKLSKLAYHFIAGQLENARALSAVVAPTVNSYKRLVPGYEAPVYICWGRINRSALIRVPAFPQGKENSTRIELRCPDPSCNPYLAFAVMLHAGLEGIEKGLWPPDPVEEDVYHFDDSRLKERYIRTLPGSLAEALDEMEKSELVKKALGEHTFKRFLEAKRKEWDDYRIRVTDWELHRYFFIL
- a CDS encoding secondary thiamine-phosphate synthase enzyme YjbQ; this translates as MKAYTKYLTFNTTHRTQLVHITPQVEEAVRESGIKEGFVLVSAMHITAGVIVNDDEEGFFRDFWELMDKLAPYRSDYHHNATGEDNGDAHLRSVLVHHQVIVPVTNGRLDLGPWQRIFYAEFDGRRPKRLIIKVLGE
- a CDS encoding DUF2905 domain-containing protein; this translates as MQGFEEMGKLLLLMGFLVILMGLFLILAGRLPHFGHLPGDIIIRRENFGCYIPLATSILLSLLLTIILNLILRLRR
- a CDS encoding cyclic nucleotide-binding domain-containing protein — its product is MSPVKESFSDPIEKRYPEQIKLLLSMVRMSRLGGIATAECDDLELRERLFRYFEKRFREMNIYLYPVEITEEDLNLVRVLRNLTDRSGFKELELSGKYENIVFFVYGLEKLAEEDQEKFLLWLNLFRDATTIIRQPIILWATSDFVDKMAREAPDFWTWKGMLFRFESLPTGAIKRAKLPPLKRYLQSLLEDPDFSIWNELYIPLRAIPLAEAKVRFHAFLRRGPAGESQDVISILEKGESAILLGEPGAGKTTVVKHLTWLLARKAWERHDEETRRPLLIPVFIRLHLLRRTHQLEELVLSQFQTYGLKEIKDLKDLEELLRQSPEALELMDRKRARFLFILDGLNEMPPESRPALDQFLHRYRDHRFILTSRFYDEALAGRFPSFLLQGLREEDIDLYVTTYLGEERGRKLAQIIKTDPALRELSSNPLALSMLTRISFTDEMFPRNRGLLFQKFAENLLRRTETEWWIILGRTRGKVAVEVSWEVLAYLGLTMQREKAESIHRERVYWLIRETTFGMNVKASAQEILEGLLYSGLLRLSRDRDMVEFMHHSVREYFAALGLLKRGEPISWYLASPEDIAYWSGVAICLFGLTPYRASTYREIIQDGSDPNRLWLAASCLSSILSEGDIEKLESEVVRQEGDKALFHLVWGMACELAGDFMGAIEHLLESLRLNPDLYYAYYEVGWIRRALGQRDLAIEALRKAIELYPGLVDAYNLLGIIYYENGDYTKAITNFLQTTSLEPGNPHHHYNLGLAYKALGEYERAFGAFRRAFTLKPDYEEARVQLEMMDKALATPVLSFLRQVYFLRDVPLEKLLLLAERLKPVNFKSGEVIIRQGELGSTFYFIAEGKVEVYIYGLEGRKVTLGILGPGSYFGEIALLEETPIRTASVVALTPVKGWVLNREDFNEVMASLPSAMERLVQTRNERLQRDISRILEEQAAHSPLIRMVSSPEGKPSAELEQILTILIADVQASTQLAMLLGPKATLRFIREFYLEMTEAVGARGVIKQYTGDQILVVFKEPEEALRVAPKMQAAFSRLVERWLDKYPELREHRLGIGISTGPVMFDTVWSESIIAGTPVILASRLSARSKPLGEILMDEATAQRVKGQFPLQPMPTPLIIKGFETPLKVYKLAVETEESPSR